A genomic window from Populus nigra chromosome 7, ddPopNigr1.1, whole genome shotgun sequence includes:
- the LOC133699247 gene encoding chromatin remodeling protein SHL-like isoform X2 — MAKAKAPRRTLDSYTVKPINKTVKPGDCVLMRPSDPSKPSYVAKIERIESDGRGPNVRVRVRWYYRPEESIGGRRQFHGSKEVFLSDHYDTQSADTIEGKCMVHSFKNYTKLDAVGNDDFFCRFEYNSSTGAFNPDRVAVYCKCEMPYNPDDLMVQCEGCSDWFHPACIEMSAEEAKRLDHFFCENCSSEGQKKLQNSHNTRQADAKLAVVL; from the exons ATGGCTAAAGCTAAAGCACCAAGACGCACTCTTGACTCTTACACTGTTAAACCCATCAACAAAACCGTTAAAC CTGGAGATTGCGTGTTGATGCGGCCATCGGATCCGTCGAAGCCTTCTTACGTGGCAAAGATTGAGCGGATCGAATCCGACGGTAGAGGGCCCAACGTGAGAGTACGGGTGCGGTGGTATTACCGGCCGGAGGAATCAATCGGTGGTCGCCGGCAGTTTCATGGCTCAAAGGAGGTTTTTCTATCCGATCACTATGATACTCAGAGTGCAGATACGATTGAAGGGAAGTGTATGGTTCATAGTTTCAAGAATTACACGAAGCTTGATGCTGTTGGAAACGATGATTTCTTTTGTCGTTTTGAGTATAATTCGTCTACTGGTGCTTTTAATCCTGATAGAGTTGCCGT GTATTGCAAATGTGAGATGCCTTACAATCCTGATGACTTGATGGTTCAATGTGAAGGCTGCAGTGACTG GTTTCATCCTGCTTGTATAGAAATGTCTGCAGAGGAAGCTAAAAGACTTGATCATTTCTTCTGTGAAAACTGCTCATCTGAAGGCCAGAAGAAGCTGCAGAATTCCCACAATACCAGACAAGCAGATGCAAAG CTTGCTGTTGTCCTATGA
- the LOC133699247 gene encoding chromatin remodeling protein SHL-like isoform X1, with protein MAKAKAPRRTLDSYTVKPINKTVKPGDCVLMRPSDPSKPSYVAKIERIESDGRGPNVRVRVRWYYRPEESIGGRRQFHGSKEVFLSDHYDTQSADTIEGKCMVHSFKNYTKLDAVGNDDFFCRFEYNSSTGAFNPDRVAVYCKCEMPYNPDDLMVQCEGCSDWFHPACIEMSAEEAKRLDHFFCENCSSEGQKKLQNSHNTRQADAKAETKRRRR; from the exons ATGGCTAAAGCTAAAGCACCAAGACGCACTCTTGACTCTTACACTGTTAAACCCATCAACAAAACCGTTAAAC CTGGAGATTGCGTGTTGATGCGGCCATCGGATCCGTCGAAGCCTTCTTACGTGGCAAAGATTGAGCGGATCGAATCCGACGGTAGAGGGCCCAACGTGAGAGTACGGGTGCGGTGGTATTACCGGCCGGAGGAATCAATCGGTGGTCGCCGGCAGTTTCATGGCTCAAAGGAGGTTTTTCTATCCGATCACTATGATACTCAGAGTGCAGATACGATTGAAGGGAAGTGTATGGTTCATAGTTTCAAGAATTACACGAAGCTTGATGCTGTTGGAAACGATGATTTCTTTTGTCGTTTTGAGTATAATTCGTCTACTGGTGCTTTTAATCCTGATAGAGTTGCCGT GTATTGCAAATGTGAGATGCCTTACAATCCTGATGACTTGATGGTTCAATGTGAAGGCTGCAGTGACTG GTTTCATCCTGCTTGTATAGAAATGTCTGCAGAGGAAGCTAAAAGACTTGATCATTTCTTCTGTGAAAACTGCTCATCTGAAGGCCAGAAGAAGCTGCAGAATTCCCACAATACCAGACAAGCAGATGCAAAG GCGGAAACAAAGAGGCGCCGGAGGtga
- the LOC133699246 gene encoding uncharacterized protein LOC133699246, translating into MHRSLNKMAEQVEEPVDNNSNDKVNNGSTESNRNENNNNNNDEEKKDKKKNVDPELFSCLLQPVTSDSDPDYIGIRRLLLYRKAESGVRRRLDWRCNGKGYASYRNYIRRPRNWDSLPSHQSTPGNSGRWLQSTTPPSHLFEVDSWTSSRDLRSTNLPSTHRTSFSSTASDNDSLRRRGAEPAYSFVGMHCIFDQCKAAVTVLKFGHMSSDLLAYGASDGTLTVCLVSDPPSVIKKLEGHSKDVTDFDFSSNNQYIASASMDKTVRVWELSKGICIRVIYGVSSQLCIRFHPVNNNFLSVGNANREITVFNFSTGRIINKLVFDDKVTSMDHDHTGHLIFCGDAQGCVYSTSMDSHTGALSRSHRYRSSGKSKYPVTTVQYRSFSLLAGGPVLLTCTQDGSLSFYSVALEIKGYLTLRCSLKLAPRVHSIRASFCPLLSLEKGEYIVAGSEDSNVYFYDLTRPKHTCVNKLQGHRFPVGDVAWNHGENLLATSDLYGIVIVWKREKTSQDKYKR; encoded by the exons ATGCATCGGAGTCTCAATAAAATGGCGGAGCAGGTGGAGGAGCCAGTAGATAACAACAGCAACGACAAAGTAAACAACGGCTCAACAGAATCTAACAGAAACGagaataataacaacaataatgatgaagagaaaaaggataagaagaaaaatgtaGATCCAGAATTATTCAGCTGTTTGCTTCAGCCTGTTACTTCGGATTCCGATCCTGATTACATCGGCATTCGCCGTCTCCTTCTCTACAGGAAAGCCGAGTCCGGTGTTCGCCGCCGTCTT GATTGGAGATGCAATGGAAAAGGGTATGCGAGCTATCGTAATTACATTCGCAGGCCAAGAAATTGGGATAGTTTGCCAAGCCACCAAAGCACTCCCGGTAACAG TGGGCGATGGCTTCAATCTACGACTCCACCTTCCCATTTGTTCGAGGTGGACAGTTGGACTTCCAGCAGG GACCTGCGAAGTACCAATCTGCCTTCTACTCACAGAACAAGTTTCAGCTCAActgcaagtgataatgattCCCTACGCCGCCGAGGGGCTGAACCTGCATATTCTTTTGTAGGAATGCATTGCATCTTTGATCAGTGCAAAGCTGCTG TTACTGTTTTGAAGTTTGGGCACATGAGTTCTGATTTGCTTGCATATGGGGCGTCAGATGGAACCTTGACAGTGTGCTTAGTCTCAGACCCACCTTCAGTCATCAAAAAATTAGAGGGCCATTCTAAAGATGTCACAG ATTTCGACTTCTCGTCCAATAATCAGTACATTGCTTCAGCATCCATGGATAAAACTGTGAGAGTATGGGAGTTATCAAAAGGGATTTGCATTCGAGTAATATATGGAGTCTCTTCACAATTGTGTATTCGTTTTCATCCT GTAAACAACAACTTCCTCTCAGTTGGCAATGCAAACAGAGAAATTACC GTATTCAATTTCAGCACTGGCAGGATTATTAATAAATTGGTGTTTGACGATAAGGTTACATCCATGGACCATGATCACACTGGTCACCTCATTTTCTGCGGGGATGCACAG GGATGTGTATACTCCACAAGCATGGACTCACACACAGGTGCATTGTCCCGGTCTCATCGTTATCGAAGTAGTGGCAAGAGCAAATATCCAGTAACAACTGTTCAGTACCGGAGTTTCTCTCTGCTAGCAGGAGGCCCTGTGTTGCTGACCTGTACTCAAGATGGAAGTTTGTCGTTCTATAG TGTTGCCTTGGAAATAAAAGGTTATCTGACTCTTCGTTGCTCACTCAAATTGGCTCCACGAGTACATAGCATCCGGGCTTCTTTCTGCCCCTTACTTTCCCTTGAAAAAGGAGAGTATATAG TTGCCGGAAGTGAGGATTCAAACGTTTATTTCTATGATTTGACTCGGCCAAAGCATACATGCGTCAACAAGCTACAG GGTCATCGCTTTCCAGTCGGTGATGTTGCGTGGAACCACGGGGAGAATTTGCTGGCTACATCCGATCTGTATGGCATCGTTATTGTATGGAAGAGAGAGAAGACAAGTCAAGACAAATATAAGCGGTAA